One Anopheles marshallii chromosome 3, idAnoMarsDA_429_01, whole genome shotgun sequence genomic region harbors:
- the LOC128712324 gene encoding uncharacterized protein LOC128712324 translates to MTLSNRNSAAFMFHPPGPKSTNCQLETQDNPTELDMFNPASITGANFIRGRPLIVLIHGYTGHRDYAPNPTIRPAYFAYDEFNIISVDYKPLALEPCYLQAVRNLPTVANCTAQLLDLIIAHDIIPLDDIHVVGFSLGGQTSGMIANYLRAGRLKRITGLDPAKPLFVFASNEYKLDQSDAEFVQVIHTDVFQRGILHPSGHTDFFVNGGVVQPGCDASTMMTTGECNHNRAPEYYAESIATEVGFYGYRCAHWYLYMLGICRGGGPDDQVAIMGAHTPNTTRGLYFLTVNMMPPYARGTQKQENKNVFNTSSCLEKPYRCPHPRIKFYLYTRRTQQNPELIDVLDPESLYYTHWNPSHPVKIVIHGFGGGRNLSPSPDMRKAYFTRGNYNIIIVDYGSAVTEPCLSQIEWAPRFGSLCVSQLVKYIAHHPRGVPPDDMHLIGYSVGAHVAGLVANYLTPAEGKLGRITGLDPTIFFYAGSNNSRDLDPSDAHFVDIIHTGAGILGQWSPGGHADFYVNGGTSQPGCASSTIFQTLACDHTKVTPYFIESINSERGFWAGPCPTLISYLLGWCEPKDSDYVLMGEHLSKQARGVFYVTTNAKPPYARGFPGKNRRTAKTSDYSGVRRK, encoded by the exons agaaACGCAAGATAACCCAACCGAGCTGGACATGTTCAATCCCGCGTCAATCACCGGCGCCAACTTTATCAGAGGACGACCATTGATAGTACTGATCCACGGATACACTGGACACCGTGACTACGCACCGAATCCCACCATAAGACCCGCGTACTTTGCCTACGATGAGTTCAACATCATATCTGTCGATTACAAGCCGCTGGCACTGGAACCGTGTTATCTGCAGGCGGTACGTAACCTTCCCACGGTGGCAAACTGTACCGCCCAGCTGCTCGACCTCATCATCGCCCACGATATCATCCCGCTCGACGATATTCACGTGGTCGGGTTTAGCCTCGGTGGTCAAACTTCCGGCATGATCGCGAACTATCTACGGGCAGGTCGGTTGAAACGCATCACGGGGCTCGACCCCGCCAAGCCACTGTTTGTCTTCGCCTCGAACGAGTACAAGCTCGACCAGTCCGATGCAGAGTTTGTGCAGGTGATCCACACGGACGTGTTCCAGCGCGGCATCCTGCATCCGAGCGGCCATACGGACTTCTTCGTGAATGGAGGCGTGGTGCAGCCGGGGTGCGATGCATCGACCATGATGACTACGGGCGAGTGCAACCACAACCGGGCGCCCGAATACTACGCGGAGTCGATCGCTACGGAGGTGGGATTCTACGGCTATCGGTGCGCTCACTGGTACCTGTACATGCTCGGTATCTGCCGTGGCGGTGGACCCGACGACCAGGTCGCTATTATGGGAGCGCACACACCCAACAC AACTCGGGGTCTCTACTTCCTGACCGTTAACATGATGCCGCCTTATGCAAGAGGAA CTCagaagcaagaaaacaaaaatgtgttcAACACTAGTTCGTGCCTGGAGAAGCCTTACCGATGTCCTCATCCGCGGATCAAGTTCTATCTGTATACGCGCCGAACCCAGCAAAACCCAGAGCTGATCGATGTGCTCGATCCGGAATCGCTGTACTACACGCACTGGAATCCATCGCATCCGGTGAAGATCGTCATTCATGGGTTCGGTGGTGGACGTAACCTGTCGCCCAGCCCCGACATGCGCAAGGCGTACTTCACCCGGGGGAActacaacatcatcatcgtggaCTATGGATCTGCTGTGACGGAACCGTGCCTGAGCCAGATCGAGTGGGCACCTCGGTTTGGGAGTCTCTGTGTGTCACAGCTGGTGAAGTACATCGCGCATCACCCACGAGGAGTTCCACCGGACGATATGCATCTCATTGGGTACAGTGTTGGGGCACACGTAGCTGGCCTGGTGGCGAACTATCTCACCCCGGCCGAGGGTAAGCTGGGGCGCATTACCGGACTCGATCCGACGATCTTCTTTTACGCGGGCTCGAATAACTCGCGGGATCTCGACCCGTCCGATGCACACTTCGTGGACATCATACACACCGGGGCGGGAATTCTTGGCCAGTGGAGTCCGGGAGGGCATGCCGATTTCTACGTCAACGGAGGCACTAGTCAACCGGGTTGTGCCAGTTCCACCATCTTCC AGACACTCGCCTGTGATCATACGAAAGTGACGCCATACTTTATCGAGTCGATCAACAGTGAACGAGGCTTTTGGGCAGGACCATGTCCAACGCTTATATCCTACCTGCTCGGTTGGTGTGAACCGAAAGACTCGGATTACGTCCTCATGGGTGAACATCTCTCGAAACA aGCCCGAGGTGTGTTCTACGTTACGACGAACGCCAAACCACCGTACGCGCGTGGATTTCCGGGCAAAAACCGACGCACGGCCAAAACATCCGACTACAGTGGCGTGCGACGAAAGTAG